Part of the Vagococcus jeotgali genome, TTACTAAAAGAATGTGTCAAACCAGGAGATGTGGTGGTAGATGCCACGATGGGAAATGGGCATGATACTTATTTTTTAAGACAGTTAGTTGGAGATACTGGTTTTGTTTATGCTTTTGATATTCAAGAAGAAGCACTACTATCTACCCAAAGACGCTTAGAAAAAGATAACTTATTTAACAGGGTTGAATTAATTCATCAAGGTCATGAAACAATTGATAATATATTCCCAACTGATACTAAGTTAAATGCTGCTGTTTTTAATTTAGGATATTTACCACGAGGAGATAAATCCATCACCACACTAAGCCAAACAACATTAAAAGCTCTACGCTTTATGCTAGATAAACTAGCTGATGAAGGTAGAATTATTTTAGTTCTCTACTCAGGTCATGATAGTGGCAAAGTAGAAAAAGAAGATGTCTTAATGTTTGCTGAAAAACTCCCACAAGAAGAATTTTCAGTTCTAACATATCAATTTATTAATCAGCGTAATGCCCCACCATCTCTTTTATGTATCGAAAAGAGAAAAACACAGACTAAAAGCTAATGTTATCTTCTAGCTTTTAGTCTATTTTTTATAGTCAACCAACGTCACTAGTATAACCATGATATAATAACAACAGCCTTATTTATGTTAGGAGTCCATCAATATGAAACAAAAGCTCAAACAATTTTTTAGCCGTATATCACTACAAACGATTATTATTGCTATTGTTACACTAACCATTTTTATTTCTCTTATTTCTACCTCCTTTTTTATTCAAGATTATGTCGTAAAAAATGAATACACTGATGCAAAAGACAAAATGGAAACTATCGCTAAAATATTTGCTACTAATGAGCAAGTAAAAGAAGCGATCATGAACGATGAACAAGCAAGTGTGATTCAAAACTTATCTTTAGAAGTTGCTAAACTGAGCGATTTAGATTTTATCGTAGTATTAGATAAAGACTTAATTCGCCTATCCCATCCTGATTCTAGTGCTATAGGTAAACCATTTTCAAATATTGAAGATGCTACAAAAGCTCTTAATGGGACTGAACATTTTTCTACAAGGGAAGGTGTTTTAGGAGATGGGCTTCGTTTTTTTGTTCCTGTCAAAGATGACGAGGGCAATATTATTGGTGTGATTTGTGCTGGTATGACTATTAGTACCATTGATGCTGAAATATATGGCTTACAAAAGCGGATTAGTTTAGGTTTGCTACTAGGATTAGCTATTGGAATCATCGGAGCTATCATTAGTAGTAAAACAATTAAATCAATTCTCTTTGGGCTTGAGCCAAAAGATATTGCAAGTATGGTAACTGAAAAAAACCTAATTAATGATGAGATTAACGAAGGTATTATCGCCATTGACCAACATCATACCATTACATTAGCCAATCATGCTGCTAAATATATGCTTCATGAGGTAGATATTAACTTAGTTGAGCAGACAATGATTGATGAGGATATATTCAATTTATTGTTTAGACATTGTTTTAATTCTCAAAAAAAAGAAACTGATCAAGAAGTCACTTTGCATCATTTAAGTTTAATTGCTTCAATTTCACCAATTTTTAATAACAAGGTGTTCAATGGTGCCGTAGTTACTTTTCGTGATCAATCTGAAATGACACAACTTATGCATACATTAAGAGGTAGCCAACAATACATTGATGCTCTTAGAGCCCAGACACATGAATTCATGAATAAAACCCATGTCATTATGGGCTTAATCGAACAAAAAGATTATAATAGCGTCCAAGCCTATATTAAACAAATTAGCCATGACTATAAAAAAGAAGTAGGGTTTGTGACTGATATGATCAAATCTCCTGCCATAGCTGGATTTATCATTGGTAAAATTAATGAAGCCAGTGAGCAAGATGTGACTATTATTTTAGATAATCAATCATTCTTACCAGAACTTGCTATGACTGATACAATTCATGAAGTCGTTCAAATTCTAGGATCATTGATTGATAATGCTATTGATGCTACAAAAGGGCAGATGATCAAACAAATCAATTTATTTATTTTATACGAATCAGAAGGAGATATTTTAATTATTGAAGTCAAAGATACAGGACAAGGTATTCTTACTGAGTCTAGTGATATGATTTTTCAAAAAGGGTTTTCTACTAAAGGAGAAAATAGAGGTTACGGCTTATCTGCACTCTCTCAAATTATGAAACAACATGATAGCACAATTGATATACAACCCAACAAACCTCATGGTACTATTTTTTATATTGAATTACCTGGTATTAAGAAAGGGGCTTACAATGAAAATACTTATTATTGAAGATGATCCAATGGTTGCTCAGCTAAATGAACAATTCTTAAAAGAAACCCCCACTGTTACTGTTGTAGGTAATTGTCGGAGTACACTAGAAGCAAAAGAAATCATGACTCAGACTGCAATAGATTTACTCCTACTAGACAACTACCTCCCACAACAGACGGGGATTGAATTCTTAAGTGAACTTAGACAGATGAATAATCATATCGGTGTTATCTTAGTTACTGCAGCTAATGATATGGAGACAATTGATAGAGCTTTAACACTTGGTGTTATTGATTACTTAGTCAAACCCTTCTCATCAGATCGTTTCCATCTAGCAATAAAAACAGCCTTAAATAGAAAACGAATTATGGAACAATTTAATAATGTTAATCAAGAAAATATTGATAAATTATTCCATGACCAAATAGATAAGAAAACAAACTTAACCTTTGATGAAGAAAGTTTACCAAAAGGATTATCAAAATTAACTATGAAAAAAGTACTTCAGCATATTGAAGTAGAACCAACTGCTTTTTCAACAGAACAACTAGCCAAAAAAATTGGTATCTCTCGTATTTCAACAAAAAAATATTTAACTTATCTAGTGGAAACAAATACCCTGGTTGAACATATGGAATACCAAGATATTGGACGACCTATTACCCTTTACACATTAAATCAAGCATAAAAAAATTCCTTCTATTGGCAGAATAGAAGGAGTTTTTTTATTTAATTTTTATAGCACACTATTGGCAGTTGAACCTGTTTCTAAGACATCATTGAAGTTTTCATAGCTTGTTTCAATCATATTCATTAGAGCCTCATCAGTGTTAGATCCAATATGAGGTGTTACAAGAACACGTGGATACATATTGATTAATTCTTCAACAACTGGATCTGGTAAATCTTGGTCTTCACCAAATTGTTTAAAGAATAAATCTTTTTCATTGGCAAACACATCTGTCCCAAATCCTTCTAAATGATTAGATTTTAAGGCTTCTAAAATCGCTTCATTATCTTGTAACTCCCCACGAGCTGTATTGATTAAAATAGCACCTGGCTTCATTTTACTAATGAATTCAGCATTAACCATTTTGTCATTTTCTCCTGGAATATATGGTACATGTAAACTAACAATATCAGATTCAGCTAATAAGTCATCTAGAGATGTATAAGTTAACACATCACGTACTGCATCATTTTCATAAATATCATAACCTAAAACTGTGGCACCTAAACCTTTGAATAATTGAGCTTCAGTAAAACCAATTTTTCCAGTTCCGATAATCCCAACTTTACAGTTTCTGATTTCTTTACTAAACATTGTATTATCTACAATGAAATTTCTCTTAGATGTTCTAGCAGTTGTATGTGCAGTGTGACGTAGTAGCATCATAGCTAGTGTTAGTGATAACTCAGCAATCGCATTTGGCGAATATGATGGCACACGAGCTACCTCTAAGTTGTAATCTTTTGCCGCATCTAAATCAATATGGTTAAAACCAACTGTTCTAGTAAAGACATATTTTACACCATGATCTTTCATTTTTTCAATGTTTTCACGGTCAGCTACACAGTTTCCTCTAAGTAACACAGCATCATGATTATAGGCAGTTTCAATGTTGTCATGTGTTAATAAATCTTCAATCAAGGTTAACTCATAACCATATTTGTTTAAATCATTAAAATAAGGAACTTCGTTAGGTCTTACCCCGTAACACGCAATTGTAAATGTCATTCCAGTTTCCTACTTTCCATTTGTATTTTTTAGAAAATACCCATTTTACCAATAACTTCTAAGACAATAATCCAAACAGGTGTCATAACAACGGCTAAAACTGTTGAAATTAGTGAAGCATTTGATGCTAAAATAGGCTTTTTGTTGAAACTGATCGCATAGGCAGCTGCGACAGTTGCAGTTGGTGCTGCCATCATTATAATAATTGTAGCCAAAGCTTCAAAGCTTATTGGTAAAATATTTGTAATTGTTAATAAAGTTAATAAAACAATATTGATTAGTGGTACAATAATCACTTTCATAAAACTATAGTACCAAGATGTTTTATCAGATGCAGCATCTTTAAAGCTTACTTCACCAAGTGTTGCTCCAATTGATAGCCAAGCAAGTGGTGATGCTAAACCGGCTAAGTAAGTCATTGGTTTAAATAACCATACAGCTGTCTGATCAATTCTTAAGAAGGCAACTTGGTGAGCCACACCTTCTGGATTCATAACTGTCACTTGTGGTAAGTATCCCTGGAATACCCAAATTAATAAACCGGCAAATGTAGCAATGATGATTGGATTCATAAACATTGTCTTAATATTTTTAGCTTCCATTTTTAACCCACTCATTTTAATGTAACCATATGAGTATAAGAAAATACGGTAACCAATGTTAAAGATAGATGAGAACATTACCCCAATTGGACCATATAAAGCACTAACGATTGGTGTTCCAAAGAATGTTGTTGATCCAAAAATAGTTAAAACACGTAGAGTATCTTGCTCGTCACCTTTGTATTTCATAAATAATGGCTTAGAAACAAAAATTAAAATAATATAAATCAAAATACCCCAAACTAATACGTTACGACCTTGTCTTAATGTTTCATGATCAATATCTTGCATAAATGCGTTAAAAGCTAATGCTGGAAGTGCTACTGTTAATACAACTTTTGATAAAATTTTACCAACTTCAGCTGAAAAAATACCTTTCTTACGGCAGAAAAAACCTAATAAAATAATAAAGACTGTAGACGTGATAGCACTAACTATATTCATATCCGTCATGGTTGATATAATAACTTCTCCTATGTGCATAACTGAACCCTCCAAAATTTTTATATGTTATACCACAAGAGTTCCCTTCCCTCTGTGCTATATTCATAGCATAAACCATCATTGTGAAAAAATTAACTATATGTAACTAATGATACTTTTGTAACTTATGTAAGTAATATTTTTTATATGATTTTTATTATGAAATAGGTATTTTAGCTGATTTCTTATTTTTTAATAGTTTTTCATCTATGTTTTATTATTGTTAATATTTTCACTTTAAGGCTCAAAAAAACAACTCTATTAAAGAGTTGTTAAAGAATCTTTCTTTTGAAAATAATTTAAAACATAAGAAATAATAATTAGGCTGACACCAACAATAAACACGTTGTGAATGCTTTCGTATAATACACCTCTTAAGTCTCCTACTAAGTGTTGCGGTAGTGACCCTGCTGTGTGAGGGTTAATTAATTCATTCATCATATCCTTATCTAGGCTTAAAGCCTCACGTTTTGTTAATCCATTATTCATCGTTTCATTTAATACTAAACCAAAAATAGAAATCATGATTGTTTGACCCACTGTTCTTGATAGAGTGAAAAATGAAGTCGCTACTCCTATAAACTCGTGTGGAATACTAGTTTGAGCTAAGACAGTTAAAATCGTCATAGTCATACCAAAACCAATTCCTAACACTCCTGAGAAAACTAAAAATAAACCGTATGATGTAGTAGCATTAGCTAATACTAAAAATAGGCCACCTATAAGAATTGGCAGTAAACTAATCATAATTGATAGTCTACTATTCCATACTTTCATAGCCTTTCCACCAGTAAATGAGCCAACCATCCAAATCACTGACATCGGAGCTAATACGATACCACCTAAGGCAGCTGTTGTCCCTTGAATCCCTTGCATCCACATAGGAATATAAACCTCTACACCCATTAAAAAACCACTAATGAGGGCTGCTATAATATTTACAATGACAAATGTTCTATTCTTAAATAAATCAAGTGAAATAATTGGGTCTTTAGCACGTTTTTCTACCCAGACAAACCCAATCACACCTAAAATAAATAAGACAAATGAACCAATCGTTACAATACCAAAACCTTCTTTTACCATTTGGAAGCCGTATAATAGAAATAAAAGCATCACCATCATTAAAATGCTTCCCAAATAATCAATAGGAGCTTTGTCAACCACGCGTTTTTCCTCAACTAAGAAAATCCAAACTAAAATCATTAAAATAATACCAATCGGAACATTTATTAGGAAAATCCAGTGCCAACTCCACGCGTCAACAATAAAACCACCAGCCAGAGGTCCTACAATACTTGCAATTCCCCAAGCAGCACTATTTAAACCTAAAATGCTTGCTCGTTTATCCACTGGGTAAATATCAGCAATAATGGTTAAAGAGACAGGAACAATAGAGCCTGCTCCAATTCCTTGAATCGCTCTAAAAATAATTAATTGCATCATATTTTGACTCATTCCTGAAAGGGCCGAGCCGATAATAAAAATTAATACTCCCGTTAAATAAATCGGTTTACGACCGATTTTATCTGCCAATTTCCCATAAATTGGTGTCATCATCGCACTGGCTAATAAATAAATCGAGAATACCCAGTTCATAATCTCTATACCTTTTAACGACCCTACAATAGTAGGCATTGCCGTTGAGACAATCGTTCCCTCTACAGCTGTCATAAATGTGGCAATAAACACACTAGCTGTAATCACTTTTACATTTGTTTCTCTCCTCTTTTGCATATCTTCCCCCTAAAAAAATTGAACTCTGATTAGACAGGTGCCTAATCAGAGTCTTGTTATGCTATTCATTAAAAAATGCTTTTAAAGCATCTACTTTATCCGTTTGCTCCCAAGTAAAATCAGCCTCTTCACGGCCAAAATGACCATATGCAGCTGTTTGTTGGTAAATTGGACGTCTTAAATCTAGCATGTTTATAATACCAGTTGGTGATAAATCAAACAACTCCCTAACAGCTAAAATTAATCCTGATTCAGGAACAGTACTTGTCCCAAATGTTTCAATTGAAATAGAGACAGGCTGTGCTACACCAATAGCATAGGCCAATTGAACTTCACAAGCAGAAGCAAGTCCTGAGGCAACAATATTTTTTGCAATGTATCTTGCTGCATAACTTGCTGAGCGGTCAACTTTTGTAGCATCTTTACCAGAGAATGCACCACCTCCGTGGCGAGCATATCCTCCGTAAGTATCTACAATAATTTTACGCCCTGTTAGACCAGAATCTCCTTGAGGACCCCCAATAACAAAACGGCCTGTTGGGTTAATATAATATTTTGTTTCATTATCTAATAAATTAGCTGGAATGACATCTTTAATAACTAAGTCCATCACATCTCGCTGAATTTCTTCCAAAGTCACATCTTCATCATGTTGTGTACTCACTACAACTGTATCCACACGTACTGGTTTTTTATTTTTATCATACTCTACAGTTACTTGAGATTTAGCATCTGGGCGTAAATAACTAAGCGTACCATCTTTACGTAATTCAGATAATTTACGTGTGATTCTATGACTTAAAGCGATAGGTAAAGGCATTAATTCAGGTGTCTCATCAATAGCATAACCAAACATTAACCCTTGGTCCCCTGCACCTAAGTTTTCCACATTATTATTATCTTCACGCGTTTCAAGTGAAGCATCTACCCCCTGAGCAATATCCGGTGATTGCTCATCGATTGCTACCATAACAGCACACGTATCTCCGTCAAACCCATGGAGTGCACTCGTATAGCCAATCCCTTTCACTGTCTCTCTGACTACCTTTTGAATATCAATATAGGCTGAGGTTGTAATCTCGCCAAATACTAACACTAATCCCGTGGTCACTGATGTTTCACAAGCAACTCTAGCCATTGGATCTTCTTTTAAGATAGCATCTAAAATAGCATCACTAATTTGATCAGCTACCTTATCTGGATGACCTTCTGATACAGACTCTGATGTAAATAACATTCTTTCTTTCATAATTTTCCATTCCCCCTATTTTTTGGTCGGTTACAAGGCATTTTTACAACAAATGTAAATCCTATCGGGAATCTTGTAACCCTTACAGTATAACAGAATTTTTTTTTTTTACCTACTGAATACTAGGATACCCTTGACCTTTCACAAAACTTACCATAAAGTAAGATTATCAAATAAAAAAGAGGGAAACATCTTGATAAAAAAACAAATTCTATGGCAAAACATAGCATTAACATTGATTATCGTCGTTATCCAAACTATCATATCCATACTACCTAGCATTTTATTTCTAAGAAATAGTAGTCAAGGAGCAAGTGTTTTAACATTCATGGTTATCTACTTACTTATTAGTGATTTTTTCCAACTTGTTGGCCAATCTTCCTATAAAAAAGGGAAGTTTATGTCTATTCCTATTTATGGCATTAAAATTATTATTAGTGTGATTTTAATTTTGCTAATTATCAAACAGACTGCTCTTCAATTTGGATTAATTCTACTAGCTTATGAGTTGTTTCAATTACTGACTTTTTCGAAACAATTTTTTTATATGGATTCAGTACTCTACTCACTGACAAATGCATTTTTTAAAGGTATTGTCTTTAACCAGCTACTCACTATACAATACCCTTATAATTATGACTTTGAGTTAATTCAACCATTTATCTTCTCCTTTTTAATTATTTTACTCATCACTGTTTTAACACAAGGCATGTATACCTTTTTAAAACGCCATGTTAAATTTTTCATTTTAGGTATTGTCAGTCTTATTGCTATTTATTTCTTACTTATACATCAGTTAATAGGAAATCAGCTAAACATTGCTAAATTTATTATCTTTATTATCCTAAACATTGGTACACTTTATTTCTTTTTAACATCAGATCATACAAAAAGAAAAGAAGTCGTACTTAATCTATTTGCTTTAATCAGTCTATATATTTACTACATATAAAAAATGAGGGTGACTCAACAGTCACCCTCATTTTTGTCTATTCTTTAATTAATGTTTCAAGTCCTACAATCATCATCTCTTCAAATGTTGTTTGACGCTCTTCTGATGTTGTTTCCTCACCTGTAATCATATGATCACTTACTGTCATTAAAGCTAAAGCTTGAACGTTGTACTTAGCTGCTAAGTAATAAATAACTGCTGCTTCCATCTCAACACCTAACACACCGTATTCACCTAATTTAAAGACTGGTGACAGGTCATCATCATAAAATGTATCATTTGATAAAACATTTCCTACATGGATCTTAAAATCTTTTTCCTTAGCAATGTTATAAGCTGTTGATAATAAATCGTAATCAGCGATTTGTGGGAAATCAAAGTTAGGAAAATCTTTTCTAATAATCGCAGAATTAGTTGCTGCTGCTTGAGCTAGAACTAAATCACGTACATGAACATCTTCACGCAAAGCACCACAAGTTCCTACACGTAATAATTTTTTCACATCATACTCACGAATTAATTCATTCACATAAATAGCAGCAGAAGGCATTCCCATTCCTGTTCCTTGAACAGAGATACGATGTCCTTTATAAGTCCCAGTGTAACCTAACATACCACGAACCTCATTATAACATTTAGGATCTTCTAAAAATGTTTCTGCAATATATTTTGCTCTAAGTGGATCTCCTGGTAGTAAAATTTTATCAGCGATCTCACCTTTTTTTGCTCCAATATGTACACTCATAATTTAGCCTCCTTAAATTCTCTCTAACGTACGTTTTACTAATTCTTTAAAATCAGCTTTAACACGCTCTGTTGTTTCTACAACCTCTTCGTGATTTAAATTAGCTTGCATACCAGCAGCCAAGTTAGTCACACAAGTAATCCCTAACACACGCATAGACATGTGATTAGCCACAATCACTTCAGGAACTGTCGACATACCAACAGCATCAGCACCTAATGTACGTGACATGCGAATCTCAGCCGGTGTTTCATAAGTTGGACCAGAGTATCCCATATAGACACCTTTTTGTAAGGTAATTTTAAGCTCAGTAGCCACTTTTTTAGCTACCTCACCATAAGCTTTATCATAAGCTTCTGACATATCAGGGAAACGTGGACCTAAGTCTTCTTCGTTTTCTCCCATTAATGGATTATCTCCTGTAAAGTTGATTTGGTCAGTGATTAACATTAAATCCCCAGGTGAGAATGATGTGTTCACACCACCAGCAGCATTTGTTACTACTAATGAATCTGCTCCTAGTGCTTTCATCACACGAACTGGAAAAGTAACAGTTTGCATAGAATGTCCTTCATAGTAATGGAAACGACCTTGCATTGCTAATACTTTTTTACCTGATAAAGTACCATATACTAATTGCCCAGCGTGACCTACTACTGTTGATACTGGAAAGTTTGGAATATCTTCATAAGGAATCACAACTTTACCCTCAATCTCATCTGCCAACTCACCTAAACCTGAACCTAAAATCAAACCAAAATCAATGTTACCAACACCTTGACTTTGAATAAATGCTGCTGTTTCATCTAATCTTGCTCTTAATGTCATGTCTATAAACCCCTTATTTCAATAATTTTAAAAAACTTTTCCCATTTTCTGTTGCAGGAACATCAAAATTATCTGCAATTGTTGCTGAAATATCAGCAAAATGACCTTGTGGTAATTGGCCATGACCAGTCATTTTTTCACTATATGTTAATAGTGGTACATACTCACGTGTATGATCTGTTCCAGGGAAGGTTGGATCATTACCATGATCAGCTGTGATCATCAATAAATCATCCTCCTCCATAGCTGCATAAATTTCTGGAAGTCTTTTATCAAATTCTTCCAAAGCTTTACCATATCCTTCAGTGTCACGACGATGACCAAATAATGCATCAAAATCAACTAGGTTAGTAAAACTTAATCCAGTGAAGTCTTCTTTCATTACATCCAATAATTTATCTACCCCATCCATATTTGATGCTGTACGAACAGAATCTGTTATTCCTTGCCCATTAAAGATATCATTAATCTTACCAACAGCAATCACATCTTTTCCAGATTCTTCTAAAGAATTCAGTACTGTCTTACCAAATGGATCAAGAGCATAATCATGACGATTTGGTGTACGTTTAAAGTTACCAGGCTCACCCAAGTACGGTCTAGCAATAATACGACCAATCATATAAGGATCATCTTTTGTGATCTCACGTGTATATTCACAAATACGGTATAACTCATCTAATGGAATCACATCTTCATGAGCTGCAATTTGTAAGACAGGGTCAGCTGACGTATAGATAATCAAGTCTCCTGTTTTCATTTGTTCTTCACCAAAATCTTCAATAACTTGAGTACCACTATAAGGTTTATTTGCCCCCATAATAATACCACGTCCTGAAAATTCGCTAATTTTATCTAATAGGTCTTGCGGAAAACCTTCTGGGAATACTCTAAATGGTGTTTGAATGTCAAGTCCCATAATTTCCCAGTGACCTGTCATTGTATCTTTACCAACAGAAACTTCTTCTAATTTTGTTGCATAACCTAGGTGATCTTTGACTGGTTTTACACCTTTAAGATTTTCAATAGTACCTAATCCTAATTCTTCCATATTCGGTACATCTAAACCAACAGTATCAGCAATATGACCTAGCGTGTGACTACCTTTGTCACCGAATTTTTCTGCATCTGGAGCTTCTCCAATACCCACAGAATCCATAACGATTAAGTGAATTCTTTTAAACATTTCTATTCCTTCTTCCACTTATATTTTATTAAAAACCCTCCTCTAATATAGAGGTACTAACTAGAGAAGGGTCATAAATCATATTATTTAGATTTAATATATGTTTTACCAATTGCTTTAGGTCCTTTAGAGCGTCCAAAGAACAATACTAAAACGATAATTGTTAATGCATATGGTGCACTTTCTAAGTAAACTTTTGGAATACTTGAAATAATTGGTAAGCTGTCTCCTACAATACTTAAGTTTTGTGCAAAACCAAAGAATAGGGCTGCTCCCATAGCGCCAAGAGGATTCCACTTACCAAAGATCATCGCAGCCATCGAGATGAAACCTTGACCAGAGATCGTTGTAATAGCGAATCGTCCAGAAATTGTTTGAGCAAATACCGCACCACCAATACCACCTAAGAAGCCAGAAATTAACACACCAGCATATTTCATACCGTAAACATTAATTCCTAACGTATCAGCAGCTTGAGGATTCTCACCTACTGAACGTAATCTCAAACCAAAACGTGTTTTATAGATAACAAACCAAGCAATAATAGCAAACAGAATCGCTACAAAAGCTGGAGCTGATGTCTTCTCAAATAATAAAGGACCAATAAATGGGATTTTACTTAACCCAGGAACTTTCCAATAACCAAACGTTTCAACAACTTGATCCGTTTGACCTTTTCCGTACAACACTTTAACTAAGAAAATTGCTAAAGCTGGTGCTAACATGTTGATAACTGTACCACTAATGATATGATCTGCACGCAAGTTAATTGTCGCTACCGCATGTAGAACAGATAGTAACATACCAACGAATCCACCAACAAGTAAAGCAAGCCACGGGGTCCATACACCAAATGTACTTGCAAATGTTAAGTTAAATACGACTGAACTAAAAGCACCCATTACCATGATACCTTCTAAACCAACGTTAACAACTCCACCACGCTCAGAGAACGTTCCACCAAGTGCTGTAAAGACTAGAGGAGTTGAGTAAACCAGTGTTTGTGTAATAATCGAAGCAATTGTTGACATTGTATCTGCACCCATTATGATTTACCTCCTTCAACTTTACTAACTTGTGTTACTTTTTTCTCTTTGTTCTTATCTTCAATTTTTTTCAAAATAAATTTGATTAAATAACTAATACCTACAAAGAAGATGATTGAGGCAATAATCACATCTACTAACTCTGTTGGTACACCTGCTCTTAGTGGCATACCTTGTCCACCAAGTTTTAAAATACTAAATAGTAAAG contains:
- the deoD gene encoding purine-nucleoside phosphorylase; its protein translation is MSVHIGAKKGEIADKILLPGDPLRAKYIAETFLEDPKCYNEVRGMLGYTGTYKGHRISVQGTGMGMPSAAIYVNELIREYDVKKLLRVGTCGALREDVHVRDLVLAQAAATNSAIIRKDFPNFDFPQIADYDLLSTAYNIAKEKDFKIHVGNVLSNDTFYDDDLSPVFKLGEYGVLGVEMEAAVIYYLAAKYNVQALALMTVSDHMITGEETTSEERQTTFEEMMIVGLETLIKE
- a CDS encoding purine-nucleoside phosphorylase, whose translation is MTLRARLDETAAFIQSQGVGNIDFGLILGSGLGELADEIEGKVVIPYEDIPNFPVSTVVGHAGQLVYGTLSGKKVLAMQGRFHYYEGHSMQTVTFPVRVMKALGADSLVVTNAAGGVNTSFSPGDLMLITDQINFTGDNPLMGENEEDLGPRFPDMSEAYDKAYGEVAKKVATELKITLQKGVYMGYSGPTYETPAEIRMSRTLGADAVGMSTVPEVIVANHMSMRVLGITCVTNLAAGMQANLNHEEVVETTERVKADFKELVKRTLERI
- the deoB gene encoding phosphopentomutase translates to MFKRIHLIVMDSVGIGEAPDAEKFGDKGSHTLGHIADTVGLDVPNMEELGLGTIENLKGVKPVKDHLGYATKLEEVSVGKDTMTGHWEIMGLDIQTPFRVFPEGFPQDLLDKISEFSGRGIIMGANKPYSGTQVIEDFGEEQMKTGDLIIYTSADPVLQIAAHEDVIPLDELYRICEYTREITKDDPYMIGRIIARPYLGEPGNFKRTPNRHDYALDPFGKTVLNSLEESGKDVIAVGKINDIFNGQGITDSVRTASNMDGVDKLLDVMKEDFTGLSFTNLVDFDALFGHRRDTEGYGKALEEFDKRLPEIYAAMEEDDLLMITADHGNDPTFPGTDHTREYVPLLTYSEKMTGHGQLPQGHFADISATIADNFDVPATENGKSFLKLLK
- a CDS encoding ABC transporter permease; the encoded protein is MGADTMSTIASIITQTLVYSTPLVFTALGGTFSERGGVVNVGLEGIMVMGAFSSVVFNLTFASTFGVWTPWLALLVGGFVGMLLSVLHAVATINLRADHIISGTVINMLAPALAIFLVKVLYGKGQTDQVVETFGYWKVPGLSKIPFIGPLLFEKTSAPAFVAILFAIIAWFVIYKTRFGLRLRSVGENPQAADTLGINVYGMKYAGVLISGFLGGIGGAVFAQTISGRFAITTISGQGFISMAAMIFGKWNPLGAMGAALFFGFAQNLSIVGDSLPIISSIPKVYLESAPYALTIIVLVLFFGRSKGPKAIGKTYIKSK